The region CAGAAGAGTCTCCCTAAGGAAGAACCGCGGGTGAGGCGGAAGTCCTGAGAGGTCGACGGCCTGAGCGGCGGCCGGCGGCGGCACCGCCGCCAGCAGCATGCTGAGGGAAACTCCGCAGAGGAAGAGGGGCCGCGCGATCGCGCCCGTCCGATTGTGCAACCATCTGGGGGAGCAGACGATGGCTTTAATGGAGTATTGCAAAACGCCCTCCTTGCGGGTGCGCAGCCTGCCAAGCTCCGTTATCGGCCGGGCGGAGGAGAATCCGCACAGGCAACCTCGGCGCGCCGCGCCCGCCGCCGGCGCAACGCCCGCCTCATGAACCCGGAGACCTCCGCCTCCATCAGCATAGACGAGAAGCGCCCGAGTGGATTCCGGGCCAGAGCCTCCCCGATCCCTTTCCGGCAGAGGCGATAGGGGTCGTCCCCGGACCCGACGATCCCCGCTTCCCACGTGGTCGCGGAGCGATACCCCGCCTCCTTTGCGAGGCGCCGAGATCTCTCGTCGTGTCCGCCTCCCGGGTAGCAGAAGTCGCGCACCGGCGCGCGGAGCGCGTCCTCTATGATCCGCTTCGAATCCTCGATCTCGCGCCTCTGAACCTCGGGCGGCTCGCCCGGAAGATAAGTGTGCGAGATCGTATGGGATCCGATCGAGAAGCCGGAGGAGGCGAGCGCGCGGACATCCTCAGCGGTGAGGAGGGTGGGAGCCCCGGCTCCGGCCCGCGCCGGCGCGATCTCGAGAAGCTGTCCCACCCGCTCGACGATCCCGCCGATCTCGGCGATCGGACGCCGCTGGATGAGACGGATCAGGGCGTCGCAGCAGACCGCCCGTCTCTCGTCATCCGCCAGGCTCCAGGCGAGGGGTCGTCCGTCGATCGAGAGCGCGAGTTCCGGCGCATCGGTCCGCAGGATCGTCTGAGCCAGGAGATCGGTCCACAGGGGGCCGGTCCCCAGGATCCCCGCCGCCGTCACGTAGAAAGTGGCGGGCAGCCCGAGCCTCGACAGGACGGGCGCGGCCACGGTCAAGTTGTCGCGGTAGCCGTCGTCGAAGGTCAGCGCCACCAGATCGTGGGCCGGCACGCGATCCGACGCGATCCACCAGAGCATCTCCTCCAGATCCACCGCCTCGTGGCGGGTCGCGATCCACAAGGCCTGCCGCTCGAACTGCGATCGGGCCATCCCGATCCTGTAGGGAGAGAAGGGCTCCTCGTCCGGAATGACGCGGTGGTACCCCAAGATGATCCCGTACTTCCCGCCGAGCCGGCGTCGGATCGCATACCTGGAGGGAAGGCCGAGCGCCGTCGACGTCGAGCCGACGAGCCAGCGAATCGAGTTGCGGAGCCGCGACCCGGGAGCGCTCATGCTCCTCCGTTTCTCTCGGCCAGGATCTCCTCGTAGACCGCGCGCGTCCTTGAGGCGACGGTCGAGGACCTGAATCTCTCCTCGGCGACGGCGCGGGCCTTCCGCGACATCGCTTCCGCGTCCGATCCGCCAATGACGCGTAGGAGCGCGCCCGCGATCGATGCGTCGGACTTGGGGTCGACGAGGATCCCGCTCAGCCCGTCCTCGACCATGTAAGGGATCCCCCCGACGCGCGAGGCCACCACAGGCAGGCCCGCCGCCATCGCTTCCGCGATCGCGAGCGGCGCATTCTCCTGGAACGAGCAATGAGCGAGACAGGAGGCGGCCGCCGCCTCGCGCATGGTCTCGGCGCGGGATAGCAAGCCCAGGAAGCGCACTCTGGAAGCGATGCCGAGGCGCTCGGCGAGATTCCGGCAGCTCGCTCCGTAGGCGGTCTCAAGGCCACCCCCCACGATCGACAGCTCCGCATCCGGCCTCTCCCGGGCGATCCGGGCGAAGGCCGCGATGAGACCCCCGACATTCTTGAGCGGAGTGATCCTCCCGACGGCGAGGATGCGGCCCGGAACCGGCGCCCGTCGGATCTCGAAGAAGGAGTCGTCGACCGGATTGTCGATGCTCCATGTCCGCGAGCCGACGGTGCTCCCCAGGACCTCGGCGACGTAGGGGTTGATGACGATCAGATTGCGGGCCCGCCGTCTCCCGCGCGCCTCGAGCCGCCCCATCACGTAGGAGCGGACCGATCGGAATCTCCCCCTGTAGGCGATGTCTCGCTCCTGTATCCCATGGATCGTCAGCAGCGCCGGTCGGCCCCGATGAGGGACGAGGTGGGCCCAGTTCTGGATATGCACGATGTCATGATCGATTTCCGACAGCTTGCGGGCGACCTGACGGGGACTGATCCAGGCATATCCGATGCCGGGCCCCCAGCGGCGCGATCTCGGCAGATGGTGCACCTTGATCCTGCCCGATCGAGAGGTTCGCTCGGCGTCGACCGCGGCGGCCGGCACGACGACCTCGATCTCGAGGTCCGGGAGGAGGGCCAAAGCACTGACGAGGGCCACGGTGACGCCGGCAATCCCGCTCGGGATCCGTTCGGGGTCCTCGGGGTACTGGGCCACCATGGCGACCTTCATGCGGTGTCCTTTCGTCCGTCTGAGTCAGACCAGTCTCCAACAGGAACGCGTGGGATGCCACGGGGTATCCTCGCGCATGGCCGGGCCGCCCCCCGGCCTGGTCGGGCGGAGGGGGCGCGCAGCCGCTATGTCCGCTCCCGCCGGCGCGCCGGGCGGAAGACGGGTCGGTTGACGGGCGGCCAACCCGATGCTAGCATGCCGCACATGCGGTCGTGAGGCGTAACCCATTGTATTTCAACGCTTGAGCCCAATTGTCGGGGGAGGGAGGGGCGATCGGGTGCGGATCTCGAGGATCATGGCCCTTCTCGCTCCGCTCCTCCTGCTCCTCGCTTCCGCCTCCGCCTCCTGGCAGCTCGATCTGAGCCCGGCCCGCTGCGTCAGCGCCATCATGATCGAGCCGACGAGCGGCCTCATCCTCTACGAGAAGGAAGCCGATCTCCCGCGGGCCCCCGCGAGCATCGCGAAGCTCATGCTGGAGCTCGTCGTCCTGGAGCGGGTCGATAGCGGGGAGATCCGCCTCGACGAGCCGATCCGCGTCTCCGCCTGGGCCAGCAAGATCGGGGGCTCGCAAGTCTATCTCGCCGAAGGGGAGGCCTTCACGCTCGAGGAGCTCCTCAAGGCGGTCGTGATCTCCTCGGCCAACGACGCGTGTGTCGCCGTGGCCGAGCATGTCGCGGGATCAGCGGAAGGGTTCGTCGATCTCATGAATGCCCGGGCGCGGGAACTCGGGCTCGCCAACACGAGCTACATCAACGTGCACGGCCTCGATGACGAGCCGGGGCAAGGGAACGTGACCACGGCCCGCGACATCGCCGCGATCGCCCGGCACCTCGTCGAGATGTCCCACGTCCTCGAATGGTCGAGCATCGAGGAGGACTACTTCCGCGGCGGGACGTTCAAGCTGGACAACACGAACAAGCTGCTCGGCCAGTACCAAGGGCTGGACGGGCTCAAGACCGGCTACACGAGAAAAGCGGGATTCTGCCTCTGCGCGACGGCGCAGCGCGGCGGGATGCGGTTGATCACCGTCGTCCTGGGGGCGGAGTCGAACAGGCTGCGCTTCCAGGAATCGGCCCGGCTCCTGAGCGCAGGCTTCTCCCAGTTGCGCAAGAGCGTCCTCCTCGCGGGAGGACAGCCGGTTCCCGGCGGGGTGCCGATCATGGGCGGACGCAAGACCCGCGTCGAGGCGGTCGCCGCCGCTCCGCTGGCGGTCGTGCTCCCGAGGCGGGTCGATCCTCCGAGGACCGTTCTCGTTCCCGCCAGGGGGCTGCGCGCCCCGATCCAGCGGGGCGACACCGTGGGCGTCGTCGAGGCGCGTCTCGAGGAGGGAGGCGTGGTCAGCGTTCCCGTGGTGGCCGCGGCGGAGGTCAAGAGGGCGACGATCTTCCAGACGATTGCCCGGGCTCTCGGCGGGGGGCGCTCCTGATGCGCCGGCCGGGCCGCGCTCCGCGCCTCGCCCGTCTTGTTCCGCTGGCGCTCGTCTTCCTCGGGCTCCTCCTGACCTTGCACGAGGACGCCCTCGCGGGCCGCGCCCGCAAGCAGAAGCGCCGCCCTCCGCGGCGGAGCGCCGCGGTCCAGCGTGGCCCGACCTTCGACGCGGCGCTCGTGATCGACTCGGCGAACGGAACCGTCCTCTTTCAGAAAGACCCTCACGCGCAGCGGACCCCGGCCAGTCTGGCCAAGATGATGCTCGAGCTGATCGCTCTGGAGTCGATCCGGGAGGGGGAGATCTCCATCGACGACATCGTGACCGTCACCCCGGAGGCGAAGAAGGTCCGCGGCACCCGTGTGCGCCTGCGGCCCGGGGAAGCGGTCACGGCGGGCGACCTGCTCAAGGCCACCGTGATCGCCTCGGCCAACGACGCGGCAATCGCGCTGGCGACCCACATTTGCGGCTCCACGGAGGCCTGCGTGGCGCGGATGAACCGCCGCGCGCGCGAGCTGGGCATGCTCTCGACGCGCTACGAGAATGTCCACGGCCTGGACAAGGGAGGCGAGCCGGGCAATGTGACGACGGCCTGGGACCTTGCGATCCTCGCCCGCCGGCTGATCGACCTGCCGGAGGCGCTGGATCTCTCGAGCACGGTGGAGGCGACGATCCGCAGCAAGCAGAGGATCCATACGACCAACCGGCTACTCACGCGCTTCCCGGGTTGCGACGGCTTGAAGACCGGCTACACGGGGCGGGCGGGGCACTGCCTCGTGGCCACGGCCGAGCGGGACGGGATACGGCTGATCTCCGTGGTTCTCGGCGCATCCGGCAATCGAAGGCGCTTCGCGGAGTCCGCCGATCTCATGAGCAAGGCCTTTGCGGAGTGGCAGAAGGTCCGCGTCGTCGCCAAGGGACAGGACCTCGGGGAGGATCTCGCGGTCCGGATGGGATCCAGGGACTCGGTGCCGCTCGTCGCCGGGGATGATCTCGATGTCCTCGTGCCCGCGAAGCGAGCGGGCCAGATCAGAGTGGCGATCGCCGCGCCCCCCAGCACCCGCGCTCCGATCGCGGAGGGATGGACGCTCGGCCGGGTGCAGGTCCTGGTGGGCGACAGCGTCGCGGCGGAATGCGCGGCGCTCGCGGGGACGACCGTTCCCCGCTCGTCCGTGGCGCGGCGGCTCAACGAGATGCTCCAACCCTAGACGAAGGATCTCGCCGTGGAAGTCCGTCTGGCGGGGCAGAACATCGACAGGGACCTCCTGCTCGAGATCAGGGCGGCCCTTCGCCTCGCCGCGCGCATTCCCGGCGGCCTATCGCCCGAAGGCGATGCCGCGCGGGCGGAGGCGGAGCGGCTTCTGGCGGCGGACAACTGGACCCCCGAGACCCTCTCGGCCGCCTACGCGAGAATCAGCCGCGACCCGCGTCCGGTTCACGAGCTGCGCGCAGCCGCGAGGAGAGAGGTGGACGCGGCCCGCCGGTCGAACAGCAAGATCATCTTCGGGCTCGGTCACGCCTCCGTGGCCGAGCACGCCGTCTTCAATCTCGACATTCTCGGGATCTCCAGACTCTGCGTCGAGGAGATCGAGAAGATGCGCCTCTGCTCCTACACCGAGAAGTCGCAGCGCTACATCCTGCTCGACGAGGACTTCGTCGTTCCGGAGGAGGCGCGGGCCGCCGGAATCGAGGCAGACTTCAGGAAGCTGCTGCGGGAGCAGAACGAGTTCTATAGGAACGCGTACGAGACGCTGCGTCCCTGGATTCTCGGCCGGCACGCCGCGGGCGCGGGATCGCAGAGCGAGACGCGCCGCCTCGAGGGGCTCGCGAAGGAGGATGCGCGCTACGGCCTCTCGATGGCGACCACCGTCCAGCTCGGGGAGACGATCAACGCGCGCAACCTCGAGGCCTTGATCGCGAGGAGCGCGGCTCATCCGCTGGCGGAGCTCAAGTCCTTCGCGAGGTTGCTGCGCCAAGCGGTTCAGGATGTCGCTCCTTCGGTAGTGAAGCACACCGAGCCCTCGGAGCACCTCCGCCGCACGCCGGAGGCGCTGCGGGAAGTCGCGGCGGGGACCGGCGGCGACGGAACGGCGGGCGGAGACGTCGTCCTGCTCGACTGTCCCGAGGATGCCGAGGCGCGCGTGGTGGGGGCGATTCTCCATACCTACGGCGCGAGGGACGCCCGCGCGTGCAGGAGACGCGCGCAGGAGCTTGGCCCCGAGGGACGTCTCGGTCTGATTCGGACCGCTCTAGAGAGACTCTCGCCGCATGACTCCGTCCTGCGCGAGTTCGAGCACGCCTCGCTCTGCTTCGAGCTGGTCGTCTCTGCGGCCTGTTTCGCGCAACTCAAGAGGCACAGGATGGCCACCCTGACCGCCCAGGAGTACGATCCGGCGCTCGGAGTCACGATGCCCCCGTCATTCGAATCGACCGGCCTCGCGGAGCCGTTCGAGAAGCTGCGAGCGAGCACCGAGTCTCTTCATGACCGGCTGCGCGCGGCCGCCGGCCCCCGCGTCGCCCCCTACGTCCTGCTGAACGCGCATCGAAGAAGGGTCCTCTGGCGGGTGAGCGCCAGGGAGCTCTATCACGTCGCCCGCCTGCGCTGCGATGCCCACGCGCAGTGGGACATCCGGCGAATGTGCGACGCGGCGATCTCGCTCGCCCGTGAGCGGATCCCGTCCCTGCTGCTGCTCGCCTGCGGGAAGGACCGATTCGAAGAAGTGCGGCGCTCGGTGTTTCCCGAATCGGCGTGATCGTCCTCGTGCCGGCGCCCCTACCGGATGAGCTGGACCCAGGTCTTGAACGGATCGTTCCCGCACGCCTCGAGCATCTCGAAGATCGCCATCTCGACGCAGGTGCGCTTCACGCCTTCCTCCACGAGGCGCTCGATCCCGACCTCCCTGTTGACGGGCGAGCGAGAGGAGACGGCGTCGGTCGCGATCTCCACGTGGTATCCCTGCTCGAGGAGGTGGAGAGCGGTCTGATGGACGCAGACGTGGGTTTCCATCCCGCAGAGGACGACCTGACGGCGCCCCGTCGCATCGAGGGCACTGCGGAAGGGCTCGTGCAGCATGCACGAGAAGGTCATCTTCTCGATCGGCTCGAAGGGGTGCCGGACCCCGGCGCCGGGAGCGCCTTCGCGGATCGCCTCGACGATGCCTGGGTCGGTCTCCCCGAGCCCCCTGCGGTACTGCTCGGTGATCAGAACCGGCGCCCCGACGATCCGGAATCCGCGGATCAGCCGGGCGATCTGGGTGAGCATTCCCGGGGCATCGTGGATGGCGGGGAGGAGCTTGGACTGGACATCCACGACCACGAGCACCGCCTGATTCCTGTGAAGCATCGATCACCCTCCTGATGCCGGCGATCGTACCACGTCCCGTTGCCGTGTGGCGTTGGATTGGTGTAAGCTCCCCTGTTGATTTTGGCGACCATGAAACCTCGGACTGGCCGGCGGGATCGGCGGCGAGCCGGCCCGCGGGGCCAGATGTGGAGAAGGAGAGGAAGAGAGATGAGTGTTCGTGTCGGACAGATGGCGCCCGACTTCAAGATGCAGGCGCTCGTGGGCAAGGAGTTCCGTGAAATCAGCCTGGCCGAATACCGCGGGAAGTGGGTGGTTCTGTTCTTCTATCCGCTCGACTTCACGTTCGTCTGCCCTACCGAAGTGACGCAGTTCAGCGACAGGCACGAGGAGTTCGCCGCCCTCGACGCGGTCGTCGTCGGCGGGAGCACCGACAGCGTTTTCTCGCACCAGGCGTGGACGAAGCAGATCGGCGAGTTGAAGTATCCGCTCTTCAGCGACCTGACGCGCGAGACTTCCCGGCGCTACGGCGTCCTGATGGAGGAGAAGGGGATCGCCCTTCGCGGGACTTTCATCGTCGATCCGGAGGGGAAGCTGCGCTGGTCGGTGATCCACGACCTCGGCGTGGGCCGGAACACCGATGAAGTCCTTCGCGTTCTTCAGGCGCTCCAGACGGGCGAGAACTGCCCGGTCAACTGGAAGCCCGGACAGAAGACCCTCGGGAAGTAGAGCCGGATCGCCGAGATGAGCAAGAGGACTCGGAGCGCGGTCGGATCACTCCTCGCGGGGGCCTCCGCGCTCCTGTTCCTGACCACCTGTTCGGATGACAAAGGAAAGCCCCAGCAGCCGCTTCCCCCCGTGAGCGACTACGCCTTCTCGCTGCTGGACGTGAACACGAATTCGGCGACACACGGGCAGAGGATCTCGCCCGCGGGATTCCCGGGCAGGCCGGTGGTCCTGCTCGCGGGCTCCGGAGGGTGAGACTTCTGCAGGGTGCAGTTCGCAACCCTCGCAGACAGTTCGCTTGGATGGCAGGCGGCAGGCGTCGATGCCGTCGCCCTCGGCGTGCACATGATCGGCTCGGAGTCGTGGATCGACCAGATGACTCAGGGCCGGGCGATGCCGCTCCTGCAGGACGACAGCCAGACGCAGGCCATGGCGAGCCGCGGGATCCACAAGGACGATCTGCTGATCCTCGACCGCGCGGGGAACCGGTGGAAGCAGGTGCCGCTGACCAACAACTTCAACCTGGCAATCCCGCACGTCCCCGACACCGTCCTGGCCTGGGTGCGCCGCGTGCCCTGAAGCCGGCGCGCCCGCCCGCTTCTCGAATCCAGTCGAACGCGTCTAGAGGGCGGCCGGCGCGCCCGGGGCGCCGGTCGGCCGCTCCGGGAAGGCCGTCCAGTATCCTTCCATGATCCTCAGGAAGATCTCGACGCCGATCGGCATCGCCTCCTCGTCGAAGTCGAACCGCGGGCTGTGATGAGGGTGGGCGGTTCCCCCGGCGTCATTCCCCGCGCCGAGAAAGAGATAGGCACCCGGAACTTCCCGCAGGAAGAAGCTCATATCCTCGCCGCCCATCGAGACGAGATCGCGCACGACGTTCTCAGGGCCGACGACCTCCGCGGCGAGGGCGGCCGCGAAGTCCGCCATTCGGGGGTCGTTCACGGTCGGCGGGTAGTGCTCCTTGAAGACGAACTCGCATCGGGCGCCTAGAGCCGCGGCCACTCCCTCCGAAACCTCGCGCAGCCGGCGGATCAGCTTCTCGCGAACGTCGCTCCGAAAGGCGCGGATCGTGCCGCGCAGATGCGCGGTCTCGGCGATCACGTTGAAGGCCTGTCCCGCGTTGAACTGCCCGATCGAGAGGACTGCCGTCTGGATCGGATCGGCGTTTCGCGAGACCACCGTCTGCAGCGCGACCACGATCTGGCTCGCGACGACCACGGCGTCGACCGCCTCGTGCGGGTAGGCCCCGTGTCCGCCTCTTCCGTGGACGATGAGGTCGAACTCGTCGGCAGCCGCCATCATCGGCCCCGAGGTCACGGCGACTCTTCCCGTCGGCAGGCCGCTCCACAAGTGGAGCCCGAAGGCGGCCTCGATCGGAGGGTCCTTCAGGATCCCTTCCTGGATCATCGGCGCCGCGCCGCCGGGCCCTTCCTCCGCGGGCTGGAAGACGAAGCGGACCGCCCCCCGAATCGAGGCGGGCGATCGCGCCGCGAGGCGGGCCGCGTGGAGCAGGATCGCGATGTGCCCGTCGTGGCCGCAGGCGTGCATCACGCCGGGGACGCGGGAGGCGTAGTCGGAGGCGCTCTCCTCCTGAACCGGCAGGGCGTCCATGTCCGCCCTGAAGAGAATCGCCCGGCCCGACGCGCCCGGAGGCTCGAGCAAGGCCGAAACGCCGGTTCGGGCGATCCCGGTCCGCACATTCCCGTACGATTCCGACAGGCGCTCTGCGATCTTCGCCGCGGTTCGAGTCTCCTTGAAGCCGAGCTCCGGGTGGGCGTGAAGATCGCGTCGGAAGAAGACCATCTCCTGCCGAAGCGAGAGGACGCTCTCGCGAATCGCCGGGCGCCGGTCGTCTCTCTCAGCCATGAGTCCGCCTTTCAGCGCGAAGCCGGCCGACAGCCATGCCGGATCACCGCGGGTTGGAGACGAAGT is a window of Candidatus Eisenbacteria bacterium DNA encoding:
- a CDS encoding hydrolase, with product MLHRNQAVLVVVDVQSKLLPAIHDAPGMLTQIARLIRGFRIVGAPVLITEQYRRGLGETDPGIVEAIREGAPGAGVRHPFEPIEKMTFSCMLHEPFRSALDATGRRQVVLCGMETHVCVHQTALHLLEQGYHVEIATDAVSSRSPVNREVGIERLVEEGVKRTCVEMAIFEMLEACGNDPFKTWVQLIR
- a CDS encoding polysaccharide deacetylase family protein is translated as MSAPGSRLRNSIRWLVGSTSTALGLPSRYAIRRRLGGKYGIILGYHRVIPDEEPFSPYRIGMARSQFERQALWIATRHEAVDLEEMLWWIASDRVPAHDLVALTFDDGYRDNLTVAAPVLSRLGLPATFYVTAAGILGTGPLWTDLLAQTILRTDAPELALSIDGRPLAWSLADDERRAVCCDALIRLIQRRPIAEIGGIVERVGQLLEIAPARAGAGAPTLLTAEDVRALASSGFSIGSHTISHTYLPGEPPEVQRREIEDSKRIIEDALRAPVRDFCYPGGGHDERSRRLAKEAGYRSATTWEAGIVGSGDDPYRLCRKGIGEALARNPLGRFSSMLMEAEVSGFMRRALRRRRARRAEVACADSPPPGR
- a CDS encoding amidohydrolase, with amino-acid sequence MVFFRRDLHAHPELGFKETRTAAKIAERLSESYGNVRTGIARTGVSALLEPPGASGRAILFRADMDALPVQEESASDYASRVPGVMHACGHDGHIAILLHAARLAARSPASIRGAVRFVFQPAEEGPGGAAPMIQEGILKDPPIEAAFGLHLWSGLPTGRVAVTSGPMMAAADEFDLIVHGRGGHGAYPHEAVDAVVVASQIVVALQTVVSRNADPIQTAVLSIGQFNAGQAFNVIAETAHLRGTIRAFRSDVREKLIRRLREVSEGVAAALGARCEFVFKEHYPPTVNDPRMADFAAALAAEVVGPENVVRDLVSMGGEDMSFFLREVPGAYLFLGAGNDAGGTAHPHHSPRFDFDEEAMPIGVEIFLRIMEGYWTAFPERPTGAPGAPAAL
- a CDS encoding FAD-dependent thymidylate synthase, which encodes MEVRLAGQNIDRDLLLEIRAALRLAARIPGGLSPEGDAARAEAERLLAADNWTPETLSAAYARISRDPRPVHELRAAARREVDAARRSNSKIIFGLGHASVAEHAVFNLDILGISRLCVEEIEKMRLCSYTEKSQRYILLDEDFVVPEEARAAGIEADFRKLLREQNEFYRNAYETLRPWILGRHAAGAGSQSETRRLEGLAKEDARYGLSMATTVQLGETINARNLEALIARSAAHPLAELKSFARLLRQAVQDVAPSVVKHTEPSEHLRRTPEALREVAAGTGGDGTAGGDVVLLDCPEDAEARVVGAILHTYGARDARACRRRAQELGPEGRLGLIRTALERLSPHDSVLREFEHASLCFELVVSAACFAQLKRHRMATLTAQEYDPALGVTMPPSFESTGLAEPFEKLRASTESLHDRLRAAAGPRVAPYVLLNAHRRRVLWRVSARELYHVARLRCDAHAQWDIRRMCDAAISLARERIPSLLLLACGKDRFEEVRRSVFPESA
- a CDS encoding peroxiredoxin, producing the protein MSVRVGQMAPDFKMQALVGKEFREISLAEYRGKWVVLFFYPLDFTFVCPTEVTQFSDRHEEFAALDAVVVGGSTDSVFSHQAWTKQIGELKYPLFSDLTRETSRRYGVLMEEKGIALRGTFIVDPEGKLRWSVIHDLGVGRNTDEVLRVLQALQTGENCPVNWKPGQKTLGK
- a CDS encoding D-alanyl-D-alanine carboxypeptidase produces the protein MRRPGRAPRLARLVPLALVFLGLLLTLHEDALAGRARKQKRRPPRRSAAVQRGPTFDAALVIDSANGTVLFQKDPHAQRTPASLAKMMLELIALESIREGEISIDDIVTVTPEAKKVRGTRVRLRPGEAVTAGDLLKATVIASANDAAIALATHICGSTEACVARMNRRARELGMLSTRYENVHGLDKGGEPGNVTTAWDLAILARRLIDLPEALDLSSTVEATIRSKQRIHTTNRLLTRFPGCDGLKTGYTGRAGHCLVATAERDGIRLISVVLGASGNRRRFAESADLMSKAFAEWQKVRVVAKGQDLGEDLAVRMGSRDSVPLVAGDDLDVLVPAKRAGQIRVAIAAPPSTRAPIAEGWTLGRVQVLVGDSVAAECAALAGTTVPRSSVARRLNEMLQP
- a CDS encoding glycosyltransferase family 4 protein: MKVAMVAQYPEDPERIPSGIAGVTVALVSALALLPDLEIEVVVPAAAVDAERTSRSGRIKVHHLPRSRRWGPGIGYAWISPRQVARKLSEIDHDIVHIQNWAHLVPHRGRPALLTIHGIQERDIAYRGRFRSVRSYVMGRLEARGRRRARNLIVINPYVAEVLGSTVGSRTWSIDNPVDDSFFEIRRAPVPGRILAVGRITPLKNVGGLIAAFARIARERPDAELSIVGGGLETAYGASCRNLAERLGIASRVRFLGLLSRAETMREAAAASCLAHCSFQENAPLAIAEAMAAGLPVVASRVGGIPYMVEDGLSGILVDPKSDASIAGALLRVIGGSDAEAMSRKARAVAEERFRSSTVASRTRAVYEEILAERNGGA
- a CDS encoding D-alanyl-D-alanine carboxypeptidase, with the translated sequence MRISRIMALLAPLLLLLASASASWQLDLSPARCVSAIMIEPTSGLILYEKEADLPRAPASIAKLMLELVVLERVDSGEIRLDEPIRVSAWASKIGGSQVYLAEGEAFTLEELLKAVVISSANDACVAVAEHVAGSAEGFVDLMNARARELGLANTSYINVHGLDDEPGQGNVTTARDIAAIARHLVEMSHVLEWSSIEEDYFRGGTFKLDNTNKLLGQYQGLDGLKTGYTRKAGFCLCATAQRGGMRLITVVLGAESNRLRFQESARLLSAGFSQLRKSVLLAGGQPVPGGVPIMGGRKTRVEAVAAAPLAVVLPRRVDPPRTVLVPARGLRAPIQRGDTVGVVEARLEEGGVVSVPVVAAAEVKRATIFQTIARALGGGRS